From a single Collimonas pratensis genomic region:
- a CDS encoding alpha-hydroxy acid oxidase: MPVITCVEDFRLLAKKRVPKAFYDYADSGSYTESTYRANSSDLAALKLRQRVAINVDQRSTRSTMIGEEVAMPVAIAPTGLTGMQWANGEMLGAIAAEKFGIPFTLSTMSICSVEDVASVTTKPFWFQLYVMRDRGFIKSLIERAKAAKCSALVLTLDLQILGQRHKDLKNGMSVPPKMTIANLLDLATKPGWALRALSGRKSFGNLAGHVAGADGIMTLSKWTASQFDPSLCWDDIAWIKEQWGGKLILKGILDVEDAKIAATTGADAIVVSNHGGRQLDGAVSSISALPAIVDAVGDQIEVWFDGGIRSGQDVLKAVALGAKGTMIGRAFLYSLGAMGEAGVTRMLQILQQELDVSMALTGSKDIKDVGPQILS; encoded by the coding sequence ATGCCTGTCATCACCTGCGTTGAAGATTTTCGTCTGCTGGCCAAAAAACGCGTCCCCAAAGCCTTCTACGACTATGCCGACAGCGGCTCCTACACCGAGAGCACCTATCGCGCCAACAGCAGCGACCTCGCAGCCCTGAAATTGCGCCAGCGGGTCGCCATCAATGTCGACCAGCGCTCCACCCGCAGCACCATGATCGGTGAAGAGGTGGCGATGCCGGTGGCGATTGCGCCAACCGGGCTGACCGGCATGCAGTGGGCCAACGGCGAAATGCTGGGCGCCATCGCGGCGGAGAAATTCGGCATCCCATTTACCCTGTCGACCATGAGCATCTGCTCCGTCGAAGACGTCGCCAGCGTCACCACCAAGCCGTTCTGGTTCCAGCTGTATGTGATGCGCGACCGCGGCTTCATCAAGTCGCTGATCGAACGCGCCAAGGCTGCCAAATGCTCGGCGCTGGTGCTGACGCTGGATCTGCAGATCCTCGGGCAGCGCCACAAGGACCTGAAGAACGGCATGTCGGTGCCGCCCAAGATGACCATCGCCAACCTGCTCGACCTAGCCACCAAGCCCGGCTGGGCCTTGCGCGCACTGAGCGGCCGCAAGTCCTTCGGCAACCTGGCCGGCCACGTGGCCGGCGCCGACGGCATCATGACCTTGAGCAAATGGACCGCCAGCCAATTCGATCCGAGCCTGTGCTGGGACGACATTGCCTGGATCAAGGAGCAATGGGGCGGCAAGCTGATCCTGAAAGGCATCCTCGACGTCGAAGACGCGAAGATTGCCGCCACCACCGGCGCCGACGCCATCGTCGTCAGCAATCACGGTGGCCGCCAGCTGGATGGCGCGGTGTCGTCGATTTCAGCGCTGCCGGCGATTGTCGATGCGGTCGGCGACCAGATCGAAGTCTGGTTCGACGGCGGCATCCGCAGCGGCCAGGATGTCTTGAAAGCGGTGGCGCTGGGGGCCAAGGGCACCATGATCGGCCGCGCTTTCCTCTACAGCCTGGGCGCTATGGGCGAAGCGGGCGTGACCCGCATGCTGCAGATCCTGCAACAGGAACTGGATGTCAGCATGGCGCTGACCGGCAGCAAGGACATCAAGGATGTCGGACCGCAGATCCTGAGCTGA
- a CDS encoding alpha/beta hydrolase, with protein sequence MKKQENEVILLQVKPNYNLIPGLLATEREEKAPWANDVLVINNITVGSIAIFPAKNIASGKAVIVCPGGGYGVSAFSHEGLAVAKELSEAGITAFALKFRLPSDNVMTHKEITPLQDLQQAILYVRQNAYRWNINPDQIGTMGFSAGGHLVATAASHYDINTIENPQHINLRPDFMVLVYPVISFQDNLVSLNTRQNLLSNNPTQDQKDYFSNELYVTANTPPTYLVHAKDDDTVKVENSIVYYEMLQRKKIPSQLYLYKNGGHGFGLINPASNIHWMNDCLKWIAKMQ encoded by the coding sequence ATGAAAAAACAGGAAAATGAAGTAATACTCTTGCAAGTAAAGCCAAATTACAACCTAATACCTGGATTACTTGCCACAGAACGAGAAGAAAAAGCTCCGTGGGCAAATGATGTACTAGTAATAAATAATATAACTGTTGGTAGTATTGCCATTTTTCCAGCTAAAAATATTGCTTCAGGCAAGGCTGTTATTGTATGCCCGGGTGGTGGATACGGAGTAAGCGCCTTTTCGCATGAAGGGTTGGCTGTAGCAAAAGAACTAAGCGAAGCAGGTATAACCGCTTTTGCGTTGAAATTTCGCCTACCTAGCGATAATGTGATGACTCATAAAGAAATAACTCCATTGCAGGATTTGCAACAAGCAATATTATATGTGCGGCAAAATGCGTATCGCTGGAATATCAATCCAGATCAGATTGGAACCATGGGTTTTTCGGCAGGAGGGCATTTAGTAGCTACTGCAGCATCGCATTACGATATAAATACAATTGAAAATCCTCAGCATATCAATTTGCGCCCTGATTTTATGGTGTTGGTATATCCTGTTATTAGTTTCCAAGATAATTTAGTCAGTTTAAATACTCGCCAAAATTTGCTGAGCAATAATCCAACCCAAGATCAAAAAGATTATTTTTCAAATGAATTGTATGTAACAGCGAATACTCCGCCAACCTATCTGGTACATGCTAAGGATGATGATACTGTAAAGGTAGAGAACAGCATTGTTTATTATGAAATGTTGCAACGCAAAAAAATTCCTTCGCAATTGTATTTGTATAAAAATGGTGGTCATGGATTTGGGTTAATTAATCCTGCAAGCAATATACATTGGATGAATGACTGTTTGAAATGGATAGCAAAGATGCAGTAA
- a CDS encoding O-methyltransferase yields the protein MSRKIQTAGESYVESLYAREDDTLHTIRISVNEQSQFIQIAPMEGKIIHVLLKMINAKTVLEIGTLGGYSATWIARALPDDGKLVCIEKSEEHYLIAKQNFDSITEGKKINLLKGDAKEILQNFDSSFDAIFIDANKSAYPYYLEQASRLLRKNGLIIADNTFLFGQVYDPAINGDKEKIVGAMREFNKQISDSARFTSVILPTDDGLTIAIKN from the coding sequence TTGTCTAGAAAAATCCAAACTGCAGGTGAATCTTATGTGGAATCTTTATATGCACGAGAAGATGACACATTGCATACAATTAGAATTTCTGTCAATGAGCAATCTCAATTTATACAGATTGCTCCAATGGAGGGAAAAATTATTCATGTTTTGTTGAAAATGATTAATGCCAAAACTGTTCTGGAAATCGGAACATTGGGCGGTTATTCAGCCACATGGATAGCACGTGCTTTACCTGATGATGGAAAATTAGTGTGTATAGAAAAATCTGAGGAACACTATTTAATAGCTAAACAGAATTTTGACAGCATAACAGAAGGTAAAAAAATTAATCTCCTCAAAGGAGATGCTAAAGAAATTTTACAAAATTTTGACTCAAGTTTCGATGCTATCTTTATAGATGCAAATAAATCGGCATATCCTTACTACCTTGAGCAAGCATCCCGATTGCTCCGGAAAAATGGATTAATTATTGCCGACAATACTTTTCTTTTTGGACAGGTTTACGATCCTGCTATAAATGGGGATAAAGAAAAAATAGTCGGTGCCATGAGAGAATTTAACAAGCAAATTAGCGATTCCGCTCGCTTTACCAGTGTCATCTTGCCAACAGATGATGGATTAACTATAGCGATCAAGAATTAA